A stretch of the Lolium perenne isolate Kyuss_39 chromosome 3, Kyuss_2.0, whole genome shotgun sequence genome encodes the following:
- the LOC127338906 gene encoding aspartyl protease AED3-like: MPILRLSVLVIVFATFWTPSTAVGSSTLLLARSRSLSPPNTGAPLTAWAASIAAQSAADASRVATLLAVPLLDVRRKSKGHSRGRSFVPIAPGRQILSIPNYVARARIGTPAQTLLVAIDPSNDAAWIPCSACVGCAPAATSPSFSPTQSSTYRPVHCGAPQCAQVPGAASCPWGAGASCAFNLTYGSSTFQAVLGHDVLALEDGTGAAASAYTFGCLRVVTGGSVPPQGLLGFGRGPLSFLSQTKDTYGSVFSYCLPSYKSSNFSGTLRLGPVGQPKRIKTTPLLYNPHRPTLYYVDMTGIRVGGKAVAVPASALALDPATGSGGTIVDAGTMFTRLSAPVYAAVRDAFRRRVRVPVSAPLGGFDTCYNVTVRVPSFVLAFSGGAAVNLPEENVMIHSSSGSVACLAMAAGPSDGVNVGLNVLASMQQQNHRVLFDVANRRVGFSREFCTA; the protein is encoded by the coding sequence ATGCCGATTCTAAGACTGTCCGTCCTCGTCATCGTCTTCGCAACGTTCTGGACGCCTTCAACGGCCGTGGGCAGCTCGACCCTCCTCCTGGCACGCTCCCGCTCGCTGTCGCCGCCCAACACCGGCGCGCCGCTCACGGCATGGGCAGCCTCGATCGCCGCGCAGTCAGCGGCCGACGCGTCACGCGTGGCCACGCTGCTCGCGGTGCCCTTGCTGGACGTCAGACGCAAGAGCAAAGGCCACAGTCGCGGCCGCTCGTTCGTGCCGATCGCTCCGGGCCGGCAGATCCTGAGCATCCCCAACTACGTCGCCCGCGCGCGGATCGGCACGCCGGCGCAGACGCTCCTCGTCGCCATCGACCCCAGCAACGACGCCGCCTGGATCCCGTGCAGCGCCTGCGTCGGCTGCGCGCCTGCTGCGACGTCTCCATCCTTCTCCCCGACGCAGTCGTCCACCTACCGGCCCGTGCACTGCGGCGCGCCGCAGTGCGCGCAGGTGCCCGGTGCAGCATCCTGCCCCTGGGGCGCCGGCGCGTCGTGCGCGTTCAACCTCACATACGGGTCTTCCACGTTCCAGGCCGTGCTCGGGCATGACGTGCTCGCCCTCGAGGACGGCACCGGCGCCGCGGCGTCGGCCTACACGTTCGGGTGCCTCCGCGTCGTCACCGGCGGCTCCGTGCCGCCGCAGGGGCTCCTCGGCTTCGGGCGCGGGCCGCTGTCCTTCTTGTCGCAGACTAAGGACACGTACGGCTCCGTCTTCTCCTACTGCCTCCCGAGCTACAAGTCCTCCAACTTCTCCGGAACTCTGAGGCTCGGTCCCGTCGGGCAGCCGAAGCGGATCAAGACGACGCCGCTGCTCTACAACCCTCACCGTCCCACTCTCTACTACGTCGACATGACCGGCATCCGCGTGGGTGGCAAGGCCGTGGCCGTGCCGGCGTCGGCGCTCGCATTAGACCCGGCCACGGGTAGCGGCGGCACCATCGTCGACGCCGGCACCATGTTCACGCGGCTCTCGGCCCCCGTGTACGCCGCCGTGCGCGACGCGTTCCGGCGCAGGGTGCGGGTGCCCGTGTCCGCGCCGCTGGGCGGGTTCGACACGTGCTACAACGTGACCGTGCGGGTACCGAGCTTCGTGTTGGCGTTCTCCGGCGGGGCCGCCGTGAACCTGCCAGAGGAGAATGTGATGATCCATAGCTCGTCGGGCAGCGTCGCGTGCCTGGCCATGGCGGCGGGGCCATCGGATGGGGTAAACGTGGGGCTCAACGTGCTGGCCAGCATGCAGCAGCAGAACCACCGCGTGCTGTTCGACGTCGCCAACCGCCGTGTCGGGTTCTCCCGCGAGTTCTGCACCGCCTGA
- the LOC127345836 gene encoding non-specific phospholipase C2 yields the protein MAVPTRGHRRLLAAALALLLVASSGVARAGPTGPIKTVVVVVMENRSFDHMLGWMKRLNPAIDGVTGAEWNPASTTDPSSPRVYFGDGAQFVDPDPGHSYQEIRQQIFGSDDASGPAKMNGFVQQATSIGGGNMTDAVMNGFAPDSVAVYRELVSQFAVCDRWFASVPSSTQPNRLFVHSGTSGGATSNNPELLARGYPQRTIFDNVHDAGLSFGVYFQDVPAVLFYRNLRKLKYLLNFHPFHNTFRDHARRGSLPNYTVIEQHYMDNKDHPANDDHPSHDVYQGQMFIKEIYETVRASPQWNETLMIITYDEHGGFFDHVPTPVDNVPSPDGIVGPAPYNFTFNRLGVRVPAIMISPWIEKGTVVHGPNGPTPASQYEHSSIPATVKKLFNLPQDFLTKRDAWAGTFEGVVQTRTEPRTDCPEQLPMPTRIRQTEANEEAKLSSFQQEIVQLAAVLNGDHQLSSLQDRIRDKMNVREGTSYMRNAVRRFFEAGMSAKRMGVSDDEQIVKMRPSLTTRTSSSSPAVEDDNRP from the exons ATGGCGGTTCCCACACGCGGCCACCGCCGGCTCCTCGCCGCCGCGCTGGCCCTGCTCCTCGTCGCGTCATCCGGCGTGGCCCGTGCGGGGCCGACCGGTCCGATCAAGACGGTGGTGGTCGTCGTGATGGAGAACCGGTCGTTCGACCACATGCTGGGGTGGATGAAGCGGCTGAACCCGGCGATCGACGGCGTGACGGGCGCCGAGTGGAACCCGGCCAGCACCACGGACCCGTCGTCGCCGCGCGTCTACTTCGGGGACGGCGCGCAGTTCGTGGACCCGGACCCGGGCCACTCGTACCAGGAGATCCGGCAGCAGATCTTCGGCTCCGACGACGCGTCGGGACCCGCCAAGATGAACGGGTTCGTGCAGCAGGCCACCTCCATCGGCGGCGGCAACATGACGGACGCCGTCATGAACGGCTTCGCCCCCGACAGCGTCGCCGTGTACCGGGAGCTGGTCTCGCAGTTCGCCGTCTGCGACCGCTGGTTCGCGTCCGTGCCGTCGTCCACCCAGCCCAACCGCCTCTTCGTCCACTCCGGCACCTCCGGCGGCGCCACCAGCAACAACCCCGA GTTGCTTGCAAGGGGATACCCACAGAGGACGATCTTCGACAACGTCCACGACGCCGGCCTCTCCTTTGGCGTCTACTTCCAGGACGTCCCGGCGGTGCTCTTCTACCGGAACCTGCGCAAGCTCAAGTACCTCCTGAACTTCCACCCTTTCCACAACACGTTCCGGGATCACGCCAGGCGCGGCTCCCTCCCCAACTACACCGTCATCGAGCAGCACTACATGGACAACAAGGACCACCCAGCCAACGACGACCACCCCTCCCACGACGTCTACCAGGGCCAGATGTTCATCAAGGAGATCTACGAGACCGTGCGTGCCAGCCCCCAGTGGAATGAGACGCTCATGATCATCACCTACGACGAGCACGGCGGGTTCTTTGACCATGTGCCTACACCCGTCGACAATGTACCGAGCCCAGATGGGATTGTTGGCCCGGCGCCGTATAACTTCACATTTAACAGGTTGGGGGTCCGCGTCCCGGCCATCATGATCTCCCCATGGATTGAGAAGGGAACAG TTGTGCATGGGCCAAATGGTCCAACCCCGGCCTCCCAATACGAGCATTCGTCCATCCCCGCAACCGTGAAAAAATTGTTCAATCTACCGCAGGATTTCCTCACAAAAAGAGACGCATGGGCTGGGACATTCGAAGGCGTTGTGCAAACCAGAACTGAACCAAGAACAGATTGCCCAG AGCAACTCCCGATGCCAACGAGGATACGGCAGACGGAGGCGAACGAGGAGGCGAAGCTGAGCTCGTTCCAGCAGGAGATCGTGCAGCTGGCGGCGGTGCTGAACGGTGACCACCAGCTGAGCAGCCTCCAGGATAGGATCAGGGACAAGATGAATGTCAGGGAAGGCACCTCCTACATGAGGAACGCTGTGCGGCGCTTCTTCGAGGCCGGCATGTCGGCCAAGAGGATGGGCGTCTCTGACGACGAGCAGATCGTCAAGATGAGGCCCTCCCTCACCACCAGGacctcctcttcctcccccgCCGTCGAAGACGACAATCGTCCATAG